In Longimicrobium sp., the following proteins share a genomic window:
- a CDS encoding glycosyltransferase — protein MHHQPHAAAGPYDKPDLLCLCHLSWDFVFQRPHHLMSRFARERRVFFWQAPAYDAAEPWLDVSTRDDGLVVAVPHLPWHGWDASDVMLCELLDAFMAEQGIGEHVAWYYDPLAVGYTRHLQPLATVYDVMDELKSFKWAPDHLPDRERELLERADLVFTGGRSIYEARVGLHPSIHLFPSSIDAAHFNRARGDVDDPADQAGIPHPRIGYCGVLDERLDLELVRGLAAARPDWHLVFVGPAAKLDEDDLPRAANIHYLAGKPYAELPDYLGGWDVAALFFARNEHTRFISPTKTPEYLAAGLPTVSSPIVDVVRAWGSTGLVHIAETVDEWVQAIESALAESDRRGWLERVDVELAKTSWDRTWQEMSELMEEVLEQRMFAAGDEWDALENEVSGLMASAGD, from the coding sequence ATGCATCACCAGCCCCACGCTGCCGCCGGACCGTACGACAAGCCGGACCTTCTTTGTCTCTGCCATCTGAGCTGGGACTTCGTCTTTCAGCGGCCCCACCACCTGATGAGCCGCTTTGCCCGCGAACGGCGCGTGTTCTTCTGGCAGGCCCCCGCGTACGACGCGGCGGAGCCGTGGCTGGACGTCAGCACGCGCGACGACGGGCTGGTGGTGGCGGTGCCGCACCTGCCCTGGCACGGATGGGACGCCAGCGACGTCATGCTGTGCGAGCTGCTGGACGCCTTCATGGCCGAGCAGGGCATCGGCGAGCACGTGGCCTGGTACTACGATCCGCTGGCGGTGGGCTACACGCGCCACCTGCAGCCGCTCGCCACCGTCTACGACGTGATGGACGAGCTGAAGAGCTTCAAGTGGGCGCCCGACCACCTGCCGGACCGCGAGCGCGAGCTGCTGGAGCGCGCGGACCTGGTGTTCACCGGCGGGCGGAGCATCTACGAGGCACGGGTGGGCCTTCACCCGTCCATCCACCTGTTCCCCAGCAGCATCGACGCCGCGCACTTCAACCGCGCGCGGGGCGACGTCGATGACCCGGCGGACCAGGCCGGCATCCCGCATCCCCGTATCGGATACTGCGGCGTGCTCGACGAGCGGCTGGACCTGGAGCTGGTGCGCGGCCTGGCGGCGGCGCGCCCCGACTGGCATCTGGTGTTCGTGGGTCCTGCCGCCAAGCTGGATGAAGACGATCTGCCTCGCGCGGCCAACATCCACTACCTGGCGGGCAAGCCGTACGCGGAGTTGCCCGACTACCTGGGCGGATGGGACGTGGCCGCGCTCTTCTTCGCCCGCAACGAGCACACGCGGTTCATCAGCCCCACCAAGACGCCGGAGTACCTCGCTGCCGGGCTGCCGACGGTGAGCTCGCCCATCGTGGACGTCGTCCGGGCGTGGGGAAGCACGGGGCTGGTGCACATCGCCGAGACGGTGGACGAGTGGGTGCAGGCGATCGAATCCGCCCTGGCGGAATCGGATCGCCGGGGCTGGCTGGAGAGAGTCGATGTGGAGCTGGCCAAGACTTCGTGGGACCGCACGTGGCAGGAGATGAGCGAGCTGATGGAGGAGGTGCTGGAGCAGCGGATGTTCGCCGCGGGCGACGAGTGGGATGCGCTGGAGAACGAAGTTTCGGGACTGATGGCTTCCGCGGGGGATTGA
- the glf gene encoding UDP-galactopyranose mutase: MFDYLIVGAGFAGSVLAERLAVGAGKRVLVVDKRNHVGGNAYDHYDDAGILVHRYGPHIFHTNSREVWDYLGRFTEWRPYEHRVRASVDGMLVPMPINLDTINSLYGLSLTAFQVDEFFKSVAEPVDEIRTSEDVVVSKVGRELYEKFFRNYTRKQWGVDPSELDAQVTARVPTRTSRDDRYFTDTYQAMPLHGYTRMFENMLAHPNIKVMLNTDFREVEGQIPYGEVIYTGPIDEYFDFRFGKLPYRSLTFRHQTLNQERYQPAAVVNYPNEHPYTRITEFKYLTGQEHPKTSIVFEYPGDEGDPYYPIPRPENAELYRQYRDLAEETQGVWFVGRLATYRYYNMDQVVAQALTTYKKITGAKPVRPNARQPELAGA; encoded by the coding sequence ATGTTCGACTACTTGATCGTCGGGGCGGGGTTCGCGGGGAGCGTCCTGGCCGAGCGGCTGGCCGTGGGCGCGGGAAAGCGGGTTCTGGTGGTCGACAAGCGCAACCACGTCGGCGGCAACGCGTACGACCACTACGACGACGCGGGCATCCTCGTCCACCGCTACGGGCCGCACATTTTCCACACCAACTCGCGCGAGGTGTGGGACTACCTGGGCCGCTTCACGGAGTGGCGTCCGTACGAGCACCGCGTGCGCGCCAGCGTCGACGGCATGCTGGTGCCCATGCCCATCAACCTCGACACCATCAACTCGCTGTACGGGCTGTCGCTCACCGCCTTCCAGGTCGACGAGTTCTTCAAGTCCGTCGCGGAGCCGGTGGACGAGATTCGCACGTCCGAGGATGTGGTGGTCAGCAAGGTGGGGCGCGAGCTGTACGAGAAGTTCTTTCGCAACTACACGCGAAAGCAGTGGGGGGTGGACCCGTCGGAGCTGGACGCGCAGGTGACGGCGCGCGTCCCCACGCGCACCAGCCGCGACGACCGCTACTTTACGGACACCTACCAGGCCATGCCCCTGCACGGGTACACCCGCATGTTCGAGAACATGCTGGCGCACCCCAACATCAAGGTGATGTTGAACACGGACTTCCGTGAGGTGGAGGGGCAGATTCCGTACGGCGAGGTGATCTACACGGGTCCCATCGACGAGTACTTCGACTTCCGGTTCGGCAAGCTGCCGTACCGCTCGCTCACGTTCCGCCACCAGACGCTGAACCAGGAACGGTACCAGCCGGCCGCGGTAGTCAACTATCCAAACGAGCATCCGTACACGCGGATCACGGAATTCAAGTATCTCACCGGCCAGGAGCACCCCAAGACGAGCATCGTCTTCGAGTACCCCGGCGACGAGGGCGATCCGTACTATCCCATTCCCCGGCCCGAGAACGCCGAGCTGTACCGTCAGTATCGCGACCTGGCCGAGGAGACGCAGGGCGTGTGGTTCGTGGGGCGGCTCGCGACCTATCGCTACTACAACATGGACCAGGTGGTGGCCCAGGCCCTGACGACCTACAAGAAGATCACGGGCGCCAAGCCCGTACGTCCGAACGCCCGCCAGCCGGAGCTCGCGGGGGCCTGA